From Methanomassiliicoccales archaeon LGM-RCC1, one genomic window encodes:
- a CDS encoding aspartyl/glutamyl-tRNA amidotransferase subunit C — translation MDVKTVRDVAKFAHIALTDEEAERYCKELGDILGYFELLNEAPECNERGVNPIMVADIIREDVPKEEFDADELLRGMDTYDRYVRGPRLS, via the coding sequence ATGGATGTGAAGACCGTTAGAGACGTGGCGAAGTTCGCCCACATAGCCCTCACCGACGAGGAAGCGGAGAGATACTGCAAGGAGCTGGGGGACATCCTCGGCTACTTCGAGCTGCTCAACGAGGCACCAGAGTGCAACGAGCGCGGTGTCAATCCCATCATGGTCGCTGACATCATCAGGGAGGACGTTCCCAAAGAGGAGTTCGACGCCGATGAGCTGCTCAGGGGCATGGACACATACGACAGGTACGTAAGGGGGCCCAGGCTGTCATGA
- a CDS encoding DUF2284 domain-containing protein — METWESVASMKDFDSFTIRKAPVPEYNEDSYQLAFSRCKENKCGTYDTNWGCNPGAKRDVAEYYKGIDYVILAYREFEADFNDTELMKSISDDVHRTLRMMVLELRDNGIECDGFMDGPCDYCGECAYPEPCRFPDMMIPSVSTLGIDLKKYFAGLDIPYSFQNGRMILYGFIFVHKSA; from the coding sequence ATGGAGACATGGGAATCCGTCGCATCCATGAAGGACTTCGATAGCTTCACCATCAGAAAGGCGCCGGTACCGGAGTACAACGAGGACAGCTATCAGCTGGCGTTCAGCCGTTGCAAGGAGAACAAGTGCGGCACATACGACACCAACTGGGGGTGCAACCCCGGAGCGAAGAGGGATGTCGCCGAATACTACAAGGGCATCGACTACGTCATACTGGCCTACCGCGAGTTCGAGGCCGACTTCAACGACACGGAGCTGATGAAATCCATATCCGACGACGTTCACCGCACCCTTAGGATGATGGTCCTGGAGCTCAGGGACAACGGCATCGAGTGCGATGGTTTCATGGACGGCCCCTGCGACTACTGTGGGGAGTGCGCTTATCCCGAACCGTGCAGGTTCCCGGACATGATGATCCCGTCAGTGTCCACCCTAGGGATCGATCTCAAGAAATACTTCGCAGGCTTGGACATCCCGTACTCTTTCCAGAACGGCAGGATGATCCTGTACGGATTCATCTTCGTCCACAAGTCCGCCTAA